In Aspergillus oryzae RIB40 DNA, chromosome 6, one genomic interval encodes:
- the kin1 gene encoding putative serine/threonine protein kinase Kin1 (serine/threonine protein kinase) — protein sequence MSTTAPSSASPSVVRSHSTTSRPPSYRPVVSSDNPHRTRSVAVRPATAHQSSPQHHHHHSQHYHSHSHSKSQSYDRRPPSNQAVFDNIARRDLEHPVSTRRSNSRERSQERPSTAYRAEPPSNKHHRNLSVQGHQRDSIDMAAAGPVMAEGVAGPQQIASGSRLHPGTMPSKRRTTITTPSGQWALGKTLGAGSMGKVKVGKNIETGEQVAVKIVPRQSTEEHRSSRDAERADRSKEIRTAREAAIVSLVNHPYICGMRDVVRTNYHWYMLFELVNGGQMLDYIISHGKLKEKQARKFARQIAGALDYCHRNSIVHRDLKIENILISKTGDIKIIDFGLSNLFSPRSLLKTFCGSLYFAAPELLQARQYTGPEVDVWSFGIVLYVLVCGKVPFDDQSMPKLHAKIKQGVFEFPQGLSAVTELGIMAECRSIISRMLVTDPKQRASLAEIMNHPWMNKGYSGPPENYLPHREPLQLPLDPEVIEKMTGFDFGSPEYITAQLTKILESEDYQHAVRTSIREHPAPNHGEKKRGMFDFYKRRNSTSRDTLSAPSAEAVQLGNDPLNAYSPLLSVYYLVKEKLEKERAEKSPGALGVPHSAGDAMLQMPDLPAPEAAHTNQYQVPGEKDNTRRARPRARTHGDDDLAEGVKNLNLAPGQGSPAPTASQPETPVKKESTAAGILRRFSTRRTKDRGRDPDRGRVSNQTPQKETRTGRTHASRTMSLGHARRESIQARRARRDAAREANVPEETDADISGAGTALESANEGEDLSKPVYLKGLFSVSTTSSKPLPVIRADIIRVLRQLSVDYDEIKGGFSCCHTPSIEIDKVVDVGPPSPDRQGHVSNHRRRISFGGFLGHDDGKEEIRHTPRSQRRTRAPDHSFVTNSEASEEYLAARDNNVVVGERVMGETTTRVQSDTGENLVLRFEILIVKVPLFSLHGIQFKKVSGGMWQYREMAKKILDALKL from the exons ATGTCCACAACTGCCCCATCGTCAGCGTCGCCATCGGTCGTCCGCAGCCATTCCACAACCTCCCGACCTCCTTCCTATCGCCCTGTTGTCTCGTCCGATAATCCTCACCGAACCCGAAGTGTTGCAGTTAGGCCCGCGACAGCTCATCAATCCTCTccacaacaccaccatcatcactcGCAGCATTACCACTCACATTCCCATTCCAAATCACAATCTTATGATCGCCGGCCTCCTTCGAACCAAGCGGTATTTGATAATATAGCTCGTCGAGATCTTGAGCACCCGGTATCCACCCGTCGGAGTAACTCGAGAGAGCGGTCTCAGGAGCGTCCGTCTACTGCTTACCGTGCCGAGCCTCCTTCGAATAAACATCACCGGAACTTGTCCGTCCAGGGTCACCAGCGGGATAGCATCGACATGGCTGCCGCAGGGCCTGTCATGGCCGAGGGTGTCGCTGGCCCGCAGCAGATTGCTTCGGGTTCGCGCCTGCACCCGGGTACTATGCCGTCGAAGCGTCGCACGACAATCACAACCCCGTCAGGTCAGTGGGCTCTGGGGAAAACCCTAGGAGCAGGGAGTATGGGCAAGGTCAAGGTTGGGAAGAACATCGAGACCGGAGAACAG GTGGCCGTTAAGATCGTACCCAGGCAGTCGACGGAGGAACATCGGAGTTCACGCGATGCTGAACGCGCAGATCGTTCGAAGGAAATTCGGACGGCTCGAGAGGCCGCCATTGTTAGCCTTGTGAACCATCCATATATTTGTGGTATGAGAGATGTGGTGCGTACCAATTACCACTGGTACATGCTCTTCGAGTTGGTCAATGGTGGTCAGATGCTGGATTACATTATATCCCATGGGAAACTAAAGGAGAAGCAAGCGCGGAAGTTCGCACGGCAAATTGCCGGTGCGCTGGATTACTGTCACCGCAACAGCATTGTGCATCGTGACCTGAAGATCGAAAACATCTTGATCAGCAAAACCGGTGACATCAAAATCATCGACTTCGGTTTGAGTAACCTCTTTTCTCCAAGGAGCCTTCTGAAAACATTCTGTGGTAGTCTTTACTTCGCTGCTCCGGAACTATTGCAAGCGAGGCAATACACCGGGCCAGAGGTGGATGTCTGGAGTTTTGGGATCGTTCTCTACGTCTTGGTCTGCGGGAAGGTACCGTTCGATGATCAAAGCATGCCAAAATTGCATGCGAAAATCAAGCAGGGCGTGTTCGAGTTTCCGCAGGGGCTGTCCGCAG TCACTGAATTGGGCATAATGGCAGAATGTCGCAGCATCATTTCGCGCATGCTGGTTACTGATCCCAAACAGCGCGCAAGTTTAGCGGAAATCATGAATCATCCGTGGATGAACAAAGGATACAGTGGTCCTCCTGAAAACTATCTTCCACACCGTGAACCATTGCAGCTTCCGTTGGACCCAGAAGTTATCGAGAAAATGACGGGCTTCGATTTTGGCTCGCCAGAATACATCACCGCGCAGCTTACCAAGATCTTAGAATCCGAAGATTATCAGCATGCCGTAAGAACAAGTATACGTGAGCACCCGGCGCCGAATCACGGCGAGAAAAAGCGTGGCATGTTCGACTTCTACAAGCGGCGAAACTCGACGAGCCGAGACACCCTCTCTGCCCCTTCTGCAGAGGCTGTTCAACTGGGAAATGATCCTTTGAATGCATACAGCCCCCTGTTGTCTGTTTATTACCTTGTTAAGGAGAAGCTTGAGAAAGAACGGGCCGAGAAAAGTCCTGGGGCTCTTGGTGTTCCACACTCAGCCGGAGACGCTATGCTCCAGATGCCCGACCTCCCAGCTCCGGAAGCAGCACACACGAATCAGTATCAAGTGCCAGGGGAGAAGGACAATACTAGGAGGGCCCGTCCTCGAGCCAGGACCCATGGCGACGATGACCTCGCCGAGGGGGTTAAAAATCTCAATCTGGCTCCTGGACAGGGATCTCCTGCTCCCACAGCGTCACAACCAGAAACCCctgtgaagaaagaaagcacTGCAGCGGGTATCTTGAGGCGATTCAGCACTCGCAGAACAAAGGATCGCGGCCGCGATCCAGACCGTGGCAGGGTTTCCA ACCAGACACCTCAGAAGGAAACCAGGACAGGTCGCACGCATGCCTCAAGAACGATGTCACTCGGCCATGCTCGCCGTGAAAGTATACAGGCTCGTAGGGCCAGACGGGATGCTGCTAGAGAAGCAAATGTTCCCGAGGAGACTGATGCAGATATTTCTGGCGCAGGAACTGCGCTGGAAAGTGCAAATGAAGGGGAGGATCTATCGAAACCGGTGTACCTCAAGGGTCTTTTCAGTGTTTCCACTACTAGTAGCAAGCCACTACCCGTTATTCGAGCCGATATCATTCGTGTCCTTAGGCAGCTCTCCGTGGACTACGATGAAATCAAGGGAGGCTTTAGCTGCTGCCACACGCCGAGCATTGAGATAGATAAAGTGGTTGATGTCGGGCCCCCAAGCCCGGACCGGCAGGGCCACGTGTCTAATCACCGCCGACGTATCAGTTTCGGGGGGTTCCTgggtcatgatgatggcaaGGAGGAGATCCGACACACCCCCCGGTCCCAACGTCGAACTCGTGCTCCGGACCATAGTTTCGTCACCAATTCAGAGGCGTCCGAAGAATATCTTGCTGCACGCGACAACAATGTGGTAGTCGGGGAACGTGTCATGGGTGAGACTACCACGCGAGTTCAAAGCGACACCGGAGAGAACCTGGTTCTCCGGTTTGAAATCCTTATTGTCAAAGTGCCGCTGTTCTCTTTGCACGGTATCCAATTTAAGAAGGTGTCCGGCGGCATGTGGCAATACCGGGAGATGGCTAAGAAAATTCTGGACGCCCTGAAACTCTAG
- the clrD gene encoding histone-lysine N-methyltransferase Clr4 (proteins containing SET domain), whose product MILFSTSRESLLRPQWNPLRLQNNLPNGSTIATTKLQSSTPSPSPVIKEQSLPARAISVVVPSPSSQLKKEIESAKWASSSQSCTPELKGVLEKFYPTNAHVERGRKGAYPAARKVNRAAIPLPTGTPGPILQKRPEALDQQYRTLERKLSTIKGPKITFAPADGPKLAKVTANFQFINSYKLHKGVSPAPAEFIGGCSCGKHCDPERCPCSEKEDDSTENIIPYQRAKDRPDLLVLTPEFLRRTAMIFECGAQCACDKSCWNRVVQRGRTVELEIFYTGNRGFGLRSPRYIREGQFIDCYLGEVITKQHADIREETAVKNGHSYLFGLDFSPEVDEEDIYVVDGQRFGCATRFMNHSCKPNCRMFTVTNTIGDERLYNLAFFALKDIPPMTELTFDYNPGTERSEKVDSSVVACLCGEDNCRGQLWPSKRKGTK is encoded by the exons AtgattcttttttcaacTTCAAGAGAAAGCCTTCTGCGCCCTCAGTGGAATCCTCTGCGGCTTCAA AACAATCTGCCGAATGGCAGTACCATAGCTACTACAAAGCTCCAATCTAGCACCCCTAGCCCGAGTCCGGTCATTAAGGAGCAGAGTCTGCCGGCACGGGCCATCAGTGTTGTAGTCCCTTCTCCATCGTcacagctgaagaaggaaattgagTCTGCCAAGTGGGCATCAAGCTCTCAAAGTTGTACCCCTGAGCTGAAGGGAGTCCTGGAGAAATTCTATCCAACTAACGCACATGTAGAGCGCGGTCGCAAGGGTGCTTATCCAGCAGCGAGGAAAGTCAACCGTGCTGCAATCCCTCTGCCTACTGGCACACCCGGGCCCATCTTACAGAAGAGACCAGAGGCCCTTGACCAGCAATACCGTACTCTGGAACGCAAGCTTTCTACGATCAAGGGACCTAAGATCACGTTTGCGCCAGCTGATGGACCAAAGCTCGCAAAGGTGACCGCTAATTTTCAGTTCATTAATAGCTATAAACTTCACAAAGGGGTTTCCCCTGCTCCAGCTGAATTCATTGGAGGCTGCAGCTGTGGTAAACACTGTGATCCTGAGAGGTGCCCCTGCTCTGAAAAGGAGGATGATTCAACTGAGAACATCATTCCGTACCAAAGAGCTAAGGACCGCCCAGACCTGCTAGTCCTGACTCCAGAATTCCTGAGGCGCACCGCAATGATTTTCGAATGTGGTGCGCAGTGTGCCTGCGATAAGAGCTGTTGGAATCGGGTTGTTCAGCGTGGCAGGACTGTGGAATTGGAAATTTTCTATACTGGCAATCGTGGCTTTG GCCTCCGGTCTCCTAGATACATCAGAGAGGGCCAATTTATCGACTGCTACCTAGGAGAAGTTATTACCAAACAACACGCAGATATTCGCGAAGAGACTGCCGTGAAAAATGGCCATTCCTATCTCTTTGGACTCGACTTCTCTCCcgaagttgatgaagaagacatcTACGTCGTCGATGGACAGAGGTTCGGCTGTGCAACTCGTTTCATGAACCACTCCTGCAAACCAAACTGCCGGATGTTCACCGTCACAAACACCATCGGAGACGAGCGTCTCTATAACCTggctttcttcgccttgaaAGATATCCCACCGATGACCGAATTGACGTTTGATTACAACCCTGGCACAGAGAGAAGCGAAAAAGTCGACTCTAGTGTCGTCGCTTGCCTGTGTGGAGAGGATAACTGTCGAGGTCAACTCTGGCCGAGCAAACGCAAGGGCACCAAATAA